The following coding sequences lie in one Nycticebus coucang isolate mNycCou1 chromosome 18, mNycCou1.pri, whole genome shotgun sequence genomic window:
- the CAMTA2 gene encoding calmodulin-binding transcription activator 2 isoform X12 yields MGTDSPSPRPLRPGVNLPPGSLTMNSKDTTEVAENNHHLKIFLPKKLLECLPRCPLLPPERLRWNTNEEIASYLITFEKHDEWLSCAPKTRPQNGSIILYNRKKVKYRKDGYLWKKRKDGKTTREDHMKLKVQGMENPDIVLVHYLNVPALEDCGKGCSPIFCSISSDRREWLKWSRDELLGQLKPMFHGIKWSCGNGTEEFSVEQLVQQILDTHPTKPAPRTHACLCSGGLGSGSLTHKCSSTKHRIISPKVEPRALTLTSVPHTHPPEPPPLIAPLPPELPKAHTSPSSSSSSSSSSGFAEPLEIRPSPPTSRGGSSRGGTAILLLTGLEQAAGGLTPTRHLAPQADPRPNMSLAVVVGSEPSAPPAPPSPAFDPDRFLNSPQRGQTYGGGQGVSPDFPEAEAAHTPCPALEPAAALEPQAAARGPPPQSGAGGRRGNCFFIQDDDSGEELKGQGTAPPIPSPPSSPPPSPAPLEPSGRVGRGEALFGGPGGASELEPFSLSSFPDLMGELISDEAPSIVAPTPQLSPALSTITDFSPEWSYPEGGVKVLITGPWTEAAEHYSCVFDHIAVPASLVQPGVLRCYCPAHEVGLVSLQVAGREGPLSASVLFEYRARRFLSLPSTQLDWLSLDDNQFRMSILERLEQMEKRMAEIAAAGRAPHQGPDAPPIQDEGQGPGFEARVVVLVESMIPRSTWRGPERLAHGSPFRGMSLLHLAAAQGYARLIETLSQWRSVGTGSLDLEQEVDPLNVDHFSCTPLMWACALGHLEAAVLLFRWNRQALSIPDSLGRLPLSVAHSRGHVRLARCLEELQRQEASLEPPLAALSPPSSSPDTGLSSVSSPSELSDGTFSITSAYSSAPDGSPPPAPLPASEITMEMVPGQLSSGAPETPLLFMDYEATNPSGPPASPPALPPAPDNEAAPEDADSSQAVDVISVDMISLAKQIIEATPERIKREDFVGLPEARASMQERTGTVGLSETMSWLASYLENVDHFPSSAPPSELPFERSRLAVPPAPSWAEFLSASTSGKMESDFALLTLSDHEQRELYEAARVIQTAFRKYKGRRLKEQQEVAAAVIQRCYRKYKQLTWIALKFALYKKMTQAAILIQSKFRSYYEQKRFQQSRRAAVLIQQHYRSYRRRPGPPHRPSGTLPVRNKGSFLTKKQDQAARKIMRFLRRCRHRMRELKQNQELEGLPQPGLAT; encoded by the exons ATGGG CACAGACTCCCCCTCCCCCCGGCCCCTCAGGCCGGGGGTGAACTTGCCCCCTGGATCCCTCACCATGAATAGCAAGGATACCACCGAGGTTGCTG AGAACAACCACCACCTGAAGATCTTTCTCCCCAAGAAGCTGCTGGAGTGTCTTCCTCGCTGCCCACTGCTGCCTCCAGAGCGGCTACGGTGGAATACAAATGAG GAGATTGCATCCTACTTGATCACCTTTGAGAAGCATGATGAGTGGCTATCCTGTGCCCCAAAGACAAG GCCTCAGAATGGCTCCATCATCCTCTATAACCGCAAGAAAGTGAAATACCGAAAGGATGGTTATCTCTGGAAGAAGCGGAAGGATGGGAAGACTACCCGAGAGGACCACATGAAGCTGAAGGTCCAGGGCATGGAG AACCCTGACATCGTCCTTGTGCACTACCTGAACGTCCCAGCCCTGGAGGATTGTGGAAAGGGCTGCAGCCCCATCTTTTGTTCCATCAGCAGCGACCGTCGAGAGTGGCTGAAGTGGTCCCGGGATGAGCTATTGGGACAGCTGAAGCCCATGT TTCATGGCATCAAGTGGAGCTGTGGGAATGGGACAGAGGAATTCTCTGTAGAACAGCTGGTGCAGCAAATCTTGGACACTCACCCAACCAAACCTGCACCTCGAACCCATGCCTGTCTCTGCAGTGGGGGCCTTG GTTCTGGGAGCCTTACGCACAAATGCAGCAGCACGAAACACCGCATCATCTCTCCCAAAGTGGAGCCCCGAGCTTTAACCCTGACCTCTGTCCCCCACACTCATCCCCCTGAGCCTCCTCCACTCATAGCTCCACTTCCTCCAGAGCTCCCCAAGGCACATACCTCtccatcctcttcttcctcttcgtCCTCCTCATCAGGTTTTGCAGAACCCCTAGAAATCAGACCTAGCCCTCCCACCTCTCGAGGGGGTTCATCAAGAGGAGGCACTGCTATCCTCCTCCTCACAGGACTGGAGCAGGCTGCTGGAGGATTGACGCCCACCAGACACTTGGCTCCCCAGGCTGATCCGAGACCTAACATGAGCTTGGCTGTAGTTGTAGGCTCTGAGCCCTCTGCCCCACCTGCTCCTCCCAGTCCTGCCTTTGACCCTGATCGTTTTCTCAACAGCCCCCAGAGGGGCCAAACCTACGGAGGAGGGCAGGGAGTAAGCCCAGACTTCCCTGAGGCAGAGGCTGCCCATACCCCCTGTCCTGCCCTCGAGCCTGCTGCTGCCCTAGAGCCCCAGGCAGCTGCTCGGGGTCCTCCTCCACAATCAGGAGCAGGTGGGCGAAGAGGAAACTGCTTTTTCATCCAAGATGATGACAGTGGGGAGGAACTCAAGGGCCAGGGAACTGCCCCACCCATACCTTCACCCccttcctcacccccaccctcaccTGCCCCTTTGGAGCCATCAGGCAGGGTAGGAAGAGGGGAGGCCTTGTTTGGAGGACCTGGTGGGGCCAGCGAACTGGAGCCCTTCAGTCTTTCATCATTCCCAGACCTTATGGGAGAACTCATCAGTGATGAAGCTCCAAGCATCGTGGCCCCAACCCCCCAGCTCTCTCCTGCTCTTAGCACCATCACAGATTTCTCCCCAGAGTGGTCCTACCCAGAG GGTGGGGTCAAGGTGCTCATCACTGGTCCTTGGACAGAGGCTGCTGAGCATTACTCCTGTGTCTTTGATCACATCGCAGTACCAGCCTCACTTGTCCAGCCTGGTGTCTTACGCTGCTACTGTCCTG CCCATGAGGTAGGGCTGGTGTCTTTGCAGGTGGCAGGGCGGGAGGGGCCcctttctgcttctgtgctctTTGAGTATCGAGCCCGCCGATTCCTGTCTCTGCCTAGTACTCAGCTTGACTGGTTGTCACTGGACG ACAACCAGTTCCGGATGTCCATACTGGAGCGACTGGAGCAGATGGAGAAGAGGATGGCAGAAATTGCAGCAGCTGGTCGGGCACCTCACCAGGGTCCTGATGCTCCTCCAATTCAG GATGAAGGCCAGGGCCCCGGGTTCGAGGCACGGGTGGTGGTCTTGGTAGAGAGCATGATCCCACGTTCCACCTGGAGGGGTCCTGAGCGCCTGGCCCACGGAAGCCCCTTTCGAGGCATGAGCCTCCTGCACCTGGCTGCTGCTCAGGGCTATGCCCGCCTCATCGAGACCCTGAGCCAGTGGCG GAGTGTGGGGACTGGAAGCTTGGACTTAGAACAAGAGGTTGACCCACTCAACGTGGATCACTTCTCTTGCACCCCTCTG ATGTGGGCTTGCGCCCTGGGACACCTGGAAGCTGCTGTGCTCCTTTTCCGCTGGAACCGACAGGCACTAAGTATTCCAGATTCTCTGGGCCGGCTACCCCTGTCTGTGGCTCATTCCCGGGGTCATGTGCGCCTTGCCCGCTGCCTTGAGGAACTACAGAGACAGGAAGCTTCACTTGAGCCCCCACTTGCCGCCCTATCACCACCCTCCTCCAGCCCAGACACTG GTCTGAGCAGCGTCTCCTCACCCTCAGAGCTGTCGGATGGCACTTTCTCTATCACATCAGCCTATTCTAGTGCCCCGGATGGCAGTCCTCCCCCTGCTCCTCTACCCGCCTCTGAGATTACTATGGAGATGGTCCCAGGCCAGCTCTCCTCTGGTGCCCCAGAGACCCCTCTCCTCTTCATGGACTATGAGGCTACCAATCCCAGTGGGCCCCCAgcctcccctcctgccctcccacCAGCCCCAGACAATGAGGCTGCTCCGGAGGATGCTGACAGCTCACAGGCTGTGGATGTGATCTCG GTGGACATGATCTCACTGGCCAAACAGATCATTGAAGCCACACCAGAGCGGATTAAACGAGAGGACTTCGTGGGGCTGCCTGAGGCCAGAGCCTCAATGCAGGAGCGGACCGGGACCGTGGGGCTCAGCGAGACCATGTCCTGGCTGGCCAGCTACTTGGAGAATGTGGACCATTTCCCCAGCTCAGCCCCTCCCAG TGAACTGCCTTTTGAGCGAAGTCGTCTGGCCGTTCCCCCAGCACCTTCCTGGGCAgagtttctctctgcatctaccAGTGGCAAGATGGAAAGTGATTTTGCTCTGCTGACACTATCGGATCATGAGCAGCGGGAACTGTACGAGGCAGCCCGAGTCATCCAGACAGCCTTCCGGAAGTACAAG GGCCGGAGGCTGAAGGAGCAACAGGAAGTAGCAGCAGCTGTAATCCAGCGCTGTTACCGGAAGTACAAGCAG CTGACCTGGATTGCACTTAAG TTTGCACTCTATAAGAAGATGACCCAGGCAGCCATCCTGATTCAGAGCAAGTTCCGAAGCTACTATGAGCAGAAGCGATTTCAGCAGAGCCGCAGAGCAGCTGTGCTTATTCAGCAGCACTACCGCTCCTACCGCCGCAGGCCAGGGCCTCCTCACCGGCCCTCGGGCACTCTGCCTGTCCGCAACAA AGGTTCATTTCTCACCAAGAAGCAGGACCAGGCAGCTCGGAAGATCATGAGATTCCTGCGGCGCTGCCGACACAG GATGAGAGAATTGAAGCAGAACCAGGAGCTAGaagggcttccccagccaggacTGGCCACCTGA
- the CAMTA2 gene encoding calmodulin-binding transcription activator 2 isoform X14, whose product MNSKDTTEVAENNHHLKIFLPKKLLECLPRCPLLPPERLRWNTNEEIASYLITFEKHDEWLSCAPKTRPQNGSIILYNRKKVKYRKDGYLWKKRKDGKTTREDHMKLKVQGMECLYGCYVHSSIVPTFHRRCYWLLQNPDIVLVHYLNVPALEDCGKGCSPIFCSISSDRREWLKWSRDELLGQLKPMFHGIKWSCGNGTEEFSVEQLVQQILDTHPTKPAPRTHACLCSGGLGSGSLTHKCSSTKHRIISPKVEPRALTLTSVPHTHPPEPPPLIAPLPPELPKAHTSPSSSSSSSSSSGFAEPLEIRPSPPTSRGGSSRGGTAILLLTGLEQAAGGLTPTRHLAPQADPRPNMSLAVVVGSEPSAPPAPPSPAFDPDRFLNSPQRGQTYGGGQGVSPDFPEAEAAHTPCPALEPAAALEPQAAARGPPPQSGAGGRRGNCFFIQDDDSGEELKGQGTAPPIPSPPSSPPPSPAPLEPSGRVGRGEALFGGPGGASELEPFSLSSFPDLMGELISDEAPSIVAPTPQLSPALSTITDFSPEWSYPEGGVKVLITGPWTEAAEHYSCVFDHIAVPASLVQPGVLRCYCPAHEVGLVSLQVAGREGPLSASVLFEYRARRFLSLPSTQLDWLSLDDNQFRMSILERLEQMEKRMAEIAAAGRAPHQGPDAPPIQDEGQGPGFEARVVVLVESMIPRSTWRGPERLAHGSPFRGMSLLHLAAAQGYARLIETLSQWRSVGTGSLDLEQEVDPLNVDHFSCTPLMWACALGHLEAAVLLFRWNRQALSIPDSLGRLPLSVAHSRGHVRLARCLEELQRQEASLEPPLAALSPPSSSPDTGLSSVSSPSELSDGTFSITSAYSSAPDGSPPPAPLPASEITMEMVPGQLSSGAPETPLLFMDYEATNPSGPPASPPALPPAPDNEAAPEDADSSQAVDVISVDMISLAKQIIEATPERIKREDFVGLPEARASMQERTGTVGLSETMSWLASYLENVDHFPSSAPPSELPFERSRLAVPPAPSWAEFLSASTSGKMESDFALLTLSDHEQRELYEAARVIQTAFRKYKGRRLKEQQEVAAAVIQRCYRKYKQLTWIALKFALYKKMTQAAILIQSKFRSYYEQKRFQQSRRAAVLIQQHYRSYRRRPGPPHRPSGTLPVRNKGSFLTKKQDQAARKIMRFLRRCRHRMRELKQNQELEGLPQPGLAT is encoded by the exons ATGAATAGCAAGGATACCACCGAGGTTGCTG AGAACAACCACCACCTGAAGATCTTTCTCCCCAAGAAGCTGCTGGAGTGTCTTCCTCGCTGCCCACTGCTGCCTCCAGAGCGGCTACGGTGGAATACAAATGAG GAGATTGCATCCTACTTGATCACCTTTGAGAAGCATGATGAGTGGCTATCCTGTGCCCCAAAGACAAG GCCTCAGAATGGCTCCATCATCCTCTATAACCGCAAGAAAGTGAAATACCGAAAGGATGGTTATCTCTGGAAGAAGCGGAAGGATGGGAAGACTACCCGAGAGGACCACATGAAGCTGAAGGTCCAGGGCATGGAG TGTCTCTATGGCTGCTACGTTCACTCTTCCATCGTCCCCACATTCCATCGGCGCTGCTACTGGCTGCTCCAG AACCCTGACATCGTCCTTGTGCACTACCTGAACGTCCCAGCCCTGGAGGATTGTGGAAAGGGCTGCAGCCCCATCTTTTGTTCCATCAGCAGCGACCGTCGAGAGTGGCTGAAGTGGTCCCGGGATGAGCTATTGGGACAGCTGAAGCCCATGT TTCATGGCATCAAGTGGAGCTGTGGGAATGGGACAGAGGAATTCTCTGTAGAACAGCTGGTGCAGCAAATCTTGGACACTCACCCAACCAAACCTGCACCTCGAACCCATGCCTGTCTCTGCAGTGGGGGCCTTG GTTCTGGGAGCCTTACGCACAAATGCAGCAGCACGAAACACCGCATCATCTCTCCCAAAGTGGAGCCCCGAGCTTTAACCCTGACCTCTGTCCCCCACACTCATCCCCCTGAGCCTCCTCCACTCATAGCTCCACTTCCTCCAGAGCTCCCCAAGGCACATACCTCtccatcctcttcttcctcttcgtCCTCCTCATCAGGTTTTGCAGAACCCCTAGAAATCAGACCTAGCCCTCCCACCTCTCGAGGGGGTTCATCAAGAGGAGGCACTGCTATCCTCCTCCTCACAGGACTGGAGCAGGCTGCTGGAGGATTGACGCCCACCAGACACTTGGCTCCCCAGGCTGATCCGAGACCTAACATGAGCTTGGCTGTAGTTGTAGGCTCTGAGCCCTCTGCCCCACCTGCTCCTCCCAGTCCTGCCTTTGACCCTGATCGTTTTCTCAACAGCCCCCAGAGGGGCCAAACCTACGGAGGAGGGCAGGGAGTAAGCCCAGACTTCCCTGAGGCAGAGGCTGCCCATACCCCCTGTCCTGCCCTCGAGCCTGCTGCTGCCCTAGAGCCCCAGGCAGCTGCTCGGGGTCCTCCTCCACAATCAGGAGCAGGTGGGCGAAGAGGAAACTGCTTTTTCATCCAAGATGATGACAGTGGGGAGGAACTCAAGGGCCAGGGAACTGCCCCACCCATACCTTCACCCccttcctcacccccaccctcaccTGCCCCTTTGGAGCCATCAGGCAGGGTAGGAAGAGGGGAGGCCTTGTTTGGAGGACCTGGTGGGGCCAGCGAACTGGAGCCCTTCAGTCTTTCATCATTCCCAGACCTTATGGGAGAACTCATCAGTGATGAAGCTCCAAGCATCGTGGCCCCAACCCCCCAGCTCTCTCCTGCTCTTAGCACCATCACAGATTTCTCCCCAGAGTGGTCCTACCCAGAG GGTGGGGTCAAGGTGCTCATCACTGGTCCTTGGACAGAGGCTGCTGAGCATTACTCCTGTGTCTTTGATCACATCGCAGTACCAGCCTCACTTGTCCAGCCTGGTGTCTTACGCTGCTACTGTCCTG CCCATGAGGTAGGGCTGGTGTCTTTGCAGGTGGCAGGGCGGGAGGGGCCcctttctgcttctgtgctctTTGAGTATCGAGCCCGCCGATTCCTGTCTCTGCCTAGTACTCAGCTTGACTGGTTGTCACTGGACG ACAACCAGTTCCGGATGTCCATACTGGAGCGACTGGAGCAGATGGAGAAGAGGATGGCAGAAATTGCAGCAGCTGGTCGGGCACCTCACCAGGGTCCTGATGCTCCTCCAATTCAG GATGAAGGCCAGGGCCCCGGGTTCGAGGCACGGGTGGTGGTCTTGGTAGAGAGCATGATCCCACGTTCCACCTGGAGGGGTCCTGAGCGCCTGGCCCACGGAAGCCCCTTTCGAGGCATGAGCCTCCTGCACCTGGCTGCTGCTCAGGGCTATGCCCGCCTCATCGAGACCCTGAGCCAGTGGCG GAGTGTGGGGACTGGAAGCTTGGACTTAGAACAAGAGGTTGACCCACTCAACGTGGATCACTTCTCTTGCACCCCTCTG ATGTGGGCTTGCGCCCTGGGACACCTGGAAGCTGCTGTGCTCCTTTTCCGCTGGAACCGACAGGCACTAAGTATTCCAGATTCTCTGGGCCGGCTACCCCTGTCTGTGGCTCATTCCCGGGGTCATGTGCGCCTTGCCCGCTGCCTTGAGGAACTACAGAGACAGGAAGCTTCACTTGAGCCCCCACTTGCCGCCCTATCACCACCCTCCTCCAGCCCAGACACTG GTCTGAGCAGCGTCTCCTCACCCTCAGAGCTGTCGGATGGCACTTTCTCTATCACATCAGCCTATTCTAGTGCCCCGGATGGCAGTCCTCCCCCTGCTCCTCTACCCGCCTCTGAGATTACTATGGAGATGGTCCCAGGCCAGCTCTCCTCTGGTGCCCCAGAGACCCCTCTCCTCTTCATGGACTATGAGGCTACCAATCCCAGTGGGCCCCCAgcctcccctcctgccctcccacCAGCCCCAGACAATGAGGCTGCTCCGGAGGATGCTGACAGCTCACAGGCTGTGGATGTGATCTCG GTGGACATGATCTCACTGGCCAAACAGATCATTGAAGCCACACCAGAGCGGATTAAACGAGAGGACTTCGTGGGGCTGCCTGAGGCCAGAGCCTCAATGCAGGAGCGGACCGGGACCGTGGGGCTCAGCGAGACCATGTCCTGGCTGGCCAGCTACTTGGAGAATGTGGACCATTTCCCCAGCTCAGCCCCTCCCAG TGAACTGCCTTTTGAGCGAAGTCGTCTGGCCGTTCCCCCAGCACCTTCCTGGGCAgagtttctctctgcatctaccAGTGGCAAGATGGAAAGTGATTTTGCTCTGCTGACACTATCGGATCATGAGCAGCGGGAACTGTACGAGGCAGCCCGAGTCATCCAGACAGCCTTCCGGAAGTACAAG GGCCGGAGGCTGAAGGAGCAACAGGAAGTAGCAGCAGCTGTAATCCAGCGCTGTTACCGGAAGTACAAGCAG CTGACCTGGATTGCACTTAAG TTTGCACTCTATAAGAAGATGACCCAGGCAGCCATCCTGATTCAGAGCAAGTTCCGAAGCTACTATGAGCAGAAGCGATTTCAGCAGAGCCGCAGAGCAGCTGTGCTTATTCAGCAGCACTACCGCTCCTACCGCCGCAGGCCAGGGCCTCCTCACCGGCCCTCGGGCACTCTGCCTGTCCGCAACAA AGGTTCATTTCTCACCAAGAAGCAGGACCAGGCAGCTCGGAAGATCATGAGATTCCTGCGGCGCTGCCGACACAG GATGAGAGAATTGAAGCAGAACCAGGAGCTAGaagggcttccccagccaggacTGGCCACCTGA
- the CAMTA2 gene encoding calmodulin-binding transcription activator 2 isoform X3 gives MGTDSPSPRPLRPGVNLPPGSLTMNSKDTTEVAENNHHLKIFLPKKLLECLPRCPLLPPERLRWNTNEEIASYLITFEKHDEWLSCAPKTRPQNGSIILYNRKKVKYRKDGYLWKKRKDGKTTREDHMKLKVQGMEPVSWQCLYGCYVHSSIVPTFHRRCYWLLQNPDIVLVHYLNVPALEDCGKGCSPIFCSISSDRREWLKWSRDELLGQLKPMFHGIKWSCGNGTEEFSVEQLVQQILDTHPTKPAPRTHACLCSGGLGSGSLTHKCSSTKHRIISPKVEPRALTLTSVPHTHPPEPPPLIAPLPPELPKAHTSPSSSSSSSSSSGFAEPLEIRPSPPTSRGGSSRGGTAILLLTGLEQAAGGLTPTRHLAPQADPRPNMSLAVVVGSEPSAPPAPPSPAFDPDRFLNSPQRGQTYGGGQGVSPDFPEAEAAHTPCPALEPAAALEPQAAARGPPPQSGAGGRRGNCFFIQDDDSGEELKGQGTAPPIPSPPSSPPPSPAPLEPSGRVGRGEALFGGPGGASELEPFSLSSFPDLMGELISDEAPSIVAPTPQLSPALSTITDFSPEWSYPEGGVKVLITGPWTEAAEHYSCVFDHIAVPASLVQPGVLRCYCPAHEVGLVSLQVAGREGPLSASVLFEYRARRFLSLPSTQLDWLSLDDNQFRMSILERLEQMEKRMAEIAAAGRAPHQGPDAPPIQDEGQGPGFEARVVVLVESMIPRSTWRGPERLAHGSPFRGMSLLHLAAAQGYARLIETLSQWRSVGTGSLDLEQEVDPLNVDHFSCTPLMWACALGHLEAAVLLFRWNRQALSIPDSLGRLPLSVAHSRGHVRLARCLEELQRQEASLEPPLAALSPPSSSPDTGLSSVSSPSELSDGTFSITSAYSSAPDGSPPPAPLPASEITMEMVPGQLSSGAPETPLLFMDYEATNPSGPPASPPALPPAPDNEAAPEDADSSQAVDVISVDMISLAKQIIEATPERIKREDFVGLPEARASMQERTGTVGLSETMSWLASYLENVDHFPSSAPPSELPFERSRLAVPPAPSWAEFLSASTSGKMESDFALLTLSDHEQRELYEAARVIQTAFRKYKGRRLKEQQEVAAAVIQRCYRKYKQFALYKKMTQAAILIQSKFRSYYEQKRFQQSRRAAVLIQQHYRSYRRRPGPPHRPSGTLPVRNKGSFLTKKQDQAARKIMRFLRRCRHRYSWLLSPSLRPATTSDPPVPSDSFVFLQDERIEAEPGARRASPARTGHLTAPLPFSPPWGASCSLNREKAFWGRGSPVWQLSFSPLLEPS, from the exons ATGGG CACAGACTCCCCCTCCCCCCGGCCCCTCAGGCCGGGGGTGAACTTGCCCCCTGGATCCCTCACCATGAATAGCAAGGATACCACCGAGGTTGCTG AGAACAACCACCACCTGAAGATCTTTCTCCCCAAGAAGCTGCTGGAGTGTCTTCCTCGCTGCCCACTGCTGCCTCCAGAGCGGCTACGGTGGAATACAAATGAG GAGATTGCATCCTACTTGATCACCTTTGAGAAGCATGATGAGTGGCTATCCTGTGCCCCAAAGACAAG GCCTCAGAATGGCTCCATCATCCTCTATAACCGCAAGAAAGTGAAATACCGAAAGGATGGTTATCTCTGGAAGAAGCGGAAGGATGGGAAGACTACCCGAGAGGACCACATGAAGCTGAAGGTCCAGGGCATGGAG cctgtcTCCTGGCAGTGTCTCTATGGCTGCTACGTTCACTCTTCCATCGTCCCCACATTCCATCGGCGCTGCTACTGGCTGCTCCAG AACCCTGACATCGTCCTTGTGCACTACCTGAACGTCCCAGCCCTGGAGGATTGTGGAAAGGGCTGCAGCCCCATCTTTTGTTCCATCAGCAGCGACCGTCGAGAGTGGCTGAAGTGGTCCCGGGATGAGCTATTGGGACAGCTGAAGCCCATGT TTCATGGCATCAAGTGGAGCTGTGGGAATGGGACAGAGGAATTCTCTGTAGAACAGCTGGTGCAGCAAATCTTGGACACTCACCCAACCAAACCTGCACCTCGAACCCATGCCTGTCTCTGCAGTGGGGGCCTTG GTTCTGGGAGCCTTACGCACAAATGCAGCAGCACGAAACACCGCATCATCTCTCCCAAAGTGGAGCCCCGAGCTTTAACCCTGACCTCTGTCCCCCACACTCATCCCCCTGAGCCTCCTCCACTCATAGCTCCACTTCCTCCAGAGCTCCCCAAGGCACATACCTCtccatcctcttcttcctcttcgtCCTCCTCATCAGGTTTTGCAGAACCCCTAGAAATCAGACCTAGCCCTCCCACCTCTCGAGGGGGTTCATCAAGAGGAGGCACTGCTATCCTCCTCCTCACAGGACTGGAGCAGGCTGCTGGAGGATTGACGCCCACCAGACACTTGGCTCCCCAGGCTGATCCGAGACCTAACATGAGCTTGGCTGTAGTTGTAGGCTCTGAGCCCTCTGCCCCACCTGCTCCTCCCAGTCCTGCCTTTGACCCTGATCGTTTTCTCAACAGCCCCCAGAGGGGCCAAACCTACGGAGGAGGGCAGGGAGTAAGCCCAGACTTCCCTGAGGCAGAGGCTGCCCATACCCCCTGTCCTGCCCTCGAGCCTGCTGCTGCCCTAGAGCCCCAGGCAGCTGCTCGGGGTCCTCCTCCACAATCAGGAGCAGGTGGGCGAAGAGGAAACTGCTTTTTCATCCAAGATGATGACAGTGGGGAGGAACTCAAGGGCCAGGGAACTGCCCCACCCATACCTTCACCCccttcctcacccccaccctcaccTGCCCCTTTGGAGCCATCAGGCAGGGTAGGAAGAGGGGAGGCCTTGTTTGGAGGACCTGGTGGGGCCAGCGAACTGGAGCCCTTCAGTCTTTCATCATTCCCAGACCTTATGGGAGAACTCATCAGTGATGAAGCTCCAAGCATCGTGGCCCCAACCCCCCAGCTCTCTCCTGCTCTTAGCACCATCACAGATTTCTCCCCAGAGTGGTCCTACCCAGAG GGTGGGGTCAAGGTGCTCATCACTGGTCCTTGGACAGAGGCTGCTGAGCATTACTCCTGTGTCTTTGATCACATCGCAGTACCAGCCTCACTTGTCCAGCCTGGTGTCTTACGCTGCTACTGTCCTG CCCATGAGGTAGGGCTGGTGTCTTTGCAGGTGGCAGGGCGGGAGGGGCCcctttctgcttctgtgctctTTGAGTATCGAGCCCGCCGATTCCTGTCTCTGCCTAGTACTCAGCTTGACTGGTTGTCACTGGACG ACAACCAGTTCCGGATGTCCATACTGGAGCGACTGGAGCAGATGGAGAAGAGGATGGCAGAAATTGCAGCAGCTGGTCGGGCACCTCACCAGGGTCCTGATGCTCCTCCAATTCAG GATGAAGGCCAGGGCCCCGGGTTCGAGGCACGGGTGGTGGTCTTGGTAGAGAGCATGATCCCACGTTCCACCTGGAGGGGTCCTGAGCGCCTGGCCCACGGAAGCCCCTTTCGAGGCATGAGCCTCCTGCACCTGGCTGCTGCTCAGGGCTATGCCCGCCTCATCGAGACCCTGAGCCAGTGGCG GAGTGTGGGGACTGGAAGCTTGGACTTAGAACAAGAGGTTGACCCACTCAACGTGGATCACTTCTCTTGCACCCCTCTG ATGTGGGCTTGCGCCCTGGGACACCTGGAAGCTGCTGTGCTCCTTTTCCGCTGGAACCGACAGGCACTAAGTATTCCAGATTCTCTGGGCCGGCTACCCCTGTCTGTGGCTCATTCCCGGGGTCATGTGCGCCTTGCCCGCTGCCTTGAGGAACTACAGAGACAGGAAGCTTCACTTGAGCCCCCACTTGCCGCCCTATCACCACCCTCCTCCAGCCCAGACACTG GTCTGAGCAGCGTCTCCTCACCCTCAGAGCTGTCGGATGGCACTTTCTCTATCACATCAGCCTATTCTAGTGCCCCGGATGGCAGTCCTCCCCCTGCTCCTCTACCCGCCTCTGAGATTACTATGGAGATGGTCCCAGGCCAGCTCTCCTCTGGTGCCCCAGAGACCCCTCTCCTCTTCATGGACTATGAGGCTACCAATCCCAGTGGGCCCCCAgcctcccctcctgccctcccacCAGCCCCAGACAATGAGGCTGCTCCGGAGGATGCTGACAGCTCACAGGCTGTGGATGTGATCTCG GTGGACATGATCTCACTGGCCAAACAGATCATTGAAGCCACACCAGAGCGGATTAAACGAGAGGACTTCGTGGGGCTGCCTGAGGCCAGAGCCTCAATGCAGGAGCGGACCGGGACCGTGGGGCTCAGCGAGACCATGTCCTGGCTGGCCAGCTACTTGGAGAATGTGGACCATTTCCCCAGCTCAGCCCCTCCCAG TGAACTGCCTTTTGAGCGAAGTCGTCTGGCCGTTCCCCCAGCACCTTCCTGGGCAgagtttctctctgcatctaccAGTGGCAAGATGGAAAGTGATTTTGCTCTGCTGACACTATCGGATCATGAGCAGCGGGAACTGTACGAGGCAGCCCGAGTCATCCAGACAGCCTTCCGGAAGTACAAG GGCCGGAGGCTGAAGGAGCAACAGGAAGTAGCAGCAGCTGTAATCCAGCGCTGTTACCGGAAGTACAAGCAG TTTGCACTCTATAAGAAGATGACCCAGGCAGCCATCCTGATTCAGAGCAAGTTCCGAAGCTACTATGAGCAGAAGCGATTTCAGCAGAGCCGCAGAGCAGCTGTGCTTATTCAGCAGCACTACCGCTCCTACCGCCGCAGGCCAGGGCCTCCTCACCGGCCCTCGGGCACTCTGCCTGTCCGCAACAA AGGTTCATTTCTCACCAAGAAGCAGGACCAGGCAGCTCGGAAGATCATGAGATTCCTGCGGCGCTGCCGACACAGGTACTCGTGGCTTCTCTCCCCAAGTCTTCGCCCTGCCACCACCTCTGATCCACCAGTCCCCTCTGACTCCTTTGTCTTTCTGCAGGATGAGAGAATTGAAGCAGAACCAGGAGCTAGaagggcttccccagccaggacTGGCCACCTGACCGCTCCACTGCCTTTCTCACCCCCCTGGGGCGCTTCTTGCAGTCTTAACAGGGAAAAGGCTTTCTGGGGTAGGGGGAGCCCTGTTTGGCAGCTTTCCTTTTCACCTTTGTTGGAGCCCTCATAG